A window of Lepus europaeus isolate LE1 chromosome 11, mLepTim1.pri, whole genome shotgun sequence contains these coding sequences:
- the NMB gene encoding neuromedin-B yields the protein MARRPGGAQPLGGLLLLALLAAAAGVAPLSWDLPEPRGRAAKIRVHPRGNLWATGHFMGKKSLEPPSPFPLGTAPPTALRAQRLQLSHDLLRILLLKKALGLSLSGPAAQTQYRRLPAQILQN from the exons ATGGCCCGGCGGCCGGGGGGCGCTCAGCCGCTGGGCGGCCTCCTGCTGCTCGCCCTGCTCGCTGCGGCTGCCGGCGTGGCCCCGCTCAGCTGGGATCTCCCGGAGCCCCGCGGCCGAGCTGCCAAGATCCGAGTGCACCCGCGGGGCAACCTCTGGGCCACCG GTCACTTCATGGGCAAGAAGAGTCTGgagccccccagccccttcccactGGGGACCGCTCCCCCCACCGCCCTGAGGGCCCAGAGACTGCAGCTGAGTCATGATCTGCTCCGGATCCTCCTGCTAAAGAAAGCTCTGGGCCTGAGCCTCAGCGGCCCAGCGGCCCAGACCCAG